The following coding sequences lie in one Sedimentibacter sp. MB35-C1 genomic window:
- the rbsB gene encoding ribose ABC transporter substrate-binding protein RbsB yields MKKFLSFVVVTLMILSLFTGCGKNENPDGEETKTIGLAISTLNNPFFVDLEAGAKAKAQELGVSLVTLDSQDDSATEMSNVEDLINQGVDIIMINPTDSDAVKSAVEAANNANIPVITLDRGANGGEVVSHIASDNVAGGRLAGEYIVELLGGNGKVVELEGIPGASAARDRGQGFNEAISETDIEVVAKQTANFDRAEGLTVMENILQAQTEINAVFAHNDEMALGAIEAIKASKRDILVVGFDATDDAKAAVESGEMAATVEQLPKEIGSLGVETAVKILNGEQVESMIPVDLQLVKK; encoded by the coding sequence ATGAAAAAATTTTTGAGTTTTGTTGTTGTAACGCTAATGATACTGTCTCTGTTTACAGGATGCGGTAAAAATGAAAATCCAGACGGCGAAGAAACAAAAACCATAGGACTGGCAATTTCAACATTAAACAATCCTTTCTTTGTAGACTTGGAGGCAGGTGCCAAGGCAAAGGCTCAGGAACTGGGAGTTTCACTTGTTACTCTTGACTCTCAGGACGACTCCGCTACAGAAATGTCAAATGTAGAGGATTTAATTAACCAAGGTGTTGATATCATCATGATTAACCCTACAGATTCCGATGCTGTTAAAAGCGCCGTTGAAGCAGCTAACAATGCAAACATACCTGTAATAACTTTGGATAGAGGTGCTAACGGCGGTGAAGTTGTATCTCACATTGCATCCGATAACGTTGCAGGCGGCAGACTGGCAGGAGAATACATAGTTGAGCTTCTGGGCGGAAATGGAAAAGTTGTTGAGCTTGAAGGCATCCCAGGTGCTTCTGCAGCAAGAGACAGGGGCCAAGGATTTAACGAAGCAATAAGTGAAACAGATATTGAGGTAGTTGCAAAGCAAACAGCAAACTTTGACAGAGCTGAGGGGCTGACAGTAATGGAAAATATTCTTCAAGCTCAGACTGAAATAAATGCCGTATTTGCTCACAATGATGAAATGGCTCTAGGAGCCATAGAAGCTATTAAAGCTTCAAAAAGAGATATACTTGTTGTAGGTTTCGATGCCACCGACGATGCAAAAGCAGCGGTTGAAAGCGGAGAGATGGCAGCAACAGTTGAGCAGCTTCCAAAGGAAATAGGTTCTCTGGGTGTTGAAACAGCAGTAAAAATCCTAAATGGTGAGCAGGTTGAAAGCATGATACCAGTAGATCTGCAACTTGTTAAGAAATAA
- the rbsC gene encoding ribose ABC transporter permease, whose translation MNKLLKKLLKNKPLIVLLITSIIVAILNPRFLTWGNILTVLRQTSINAVIATGMTFAILIGGIDLSVGSVLGICGAVAAAMISSGTNVFIAVIVVLLLGTFIGFLNGTLITAGRLQPFIATLGTVTLLRGIILVFTQGRPISTGSTEASEAFGEIGSGFIGPIPIPVYIMILVFIIAYYILNHTRIGRYIYATGSNEEATIYSGIKTNRVKLFVYSASGMMAALAGILITARLGSAQPTAGAGYELDAIAAVVLGGTSMAGGIGTIAGTAIGALIIGVLNNALNLMQVSSYYQDVAKGIVILAAVLLDRKQKLSR comes from the coding sequence ATGAATAAATTATTAAAAAAGCTGCTTAAAAACAAACCTCTGATAGTATTGCTTATCACTTCAATTATTGTTGCAATTCTCAACCCCAGATTTTTGACTTGGGGCAATATTCTTACTGTTCTAAGGCAAACATCAATTAATGCTGTAATAGCTACTGGAATGACGTTTGCAATACTAATTGGCGGGATTGATTTATCTGTTGGATCGGTTTTGGGAATTTGTGGTGCTGTGGCGGCTGCCATGATTTCATCTGGCACAAATGTATTTATTGCTGTAATTGTCGTTCTCCTGCTGGGAACATTTATAGGATTTCTTAACGGAACACTTATTACCGCAGGACGGTTGCAACCTTTTATTGCAACTCTGGGCACCGTTACTCTGCTAAGAGGTATAATTCTTGTATTTACACAAGGACGACCAATAAGCACTGGAAGCACAGAAGCATCCGAAGCTTTCGGAGAAATAGGTTCAGGCTTTATCGGCCCAATACCTATTCCAGTTTATATAATGATATTAGTATTTATCATTGCATACTATATACTAAATCACACCCGCATAGGAAGATATATTTATGCAACAGGTTCCAATGAGGAAGCAACAATTTATTCTGGAATTAAAACCAACCGCGTTAAGCTGTTTGTATATTCAGCCTCAGGAATGATGGCCGCACTGGCTGGAATATTGATTACAGCCAGGTTGGGCTCAGCACAGCCCACGGCAGGAGCAGGATATGAGCTTGATGCTATTGCTGCAGTTGTTCTTGGAGGAACAAGCATGGCTGGAGGGATAGGAACAATTGCAGGTACGGCAATAGGAGCTCTCATAATCGGCGTACTGAACAATGCCCTGAACTTAATGCAAGTATCCTCTTATTACCAGGATGTTGCAAAAGGCATAGTAATACTTGCCGCTGTACTTCTTGATAGAAAACAAAAATTATCAAGATAA
- a CDS encoding sugar ABC transporter ATP-binding protein, giving the protein MKDIAVSMKHINKDFSGVNVLKNVNFNIYKGHAMALVGENGAGKSTLMKILTGVYLKTSGEVYLNGLQVNFNDTRSSQQAGIAIIHQELNLVKDLSIGENIFLGREPVSARGRILWSKLYSDSEYWLKKLGLNENPKELVKNLSVGKQQLVEIAKALSIDANVIIMDEPTGALTPSETQKLFNVINDLKFEGKSIVYISHRLQEIFEICDDVTVLRDGELIGEKSIKETDEDKVIEMMVGRKLNEQYPRIKTVAGPEVLKVENLSNQFVKNVSFTIRQGETLGVAGLMGSSRTELMRTLYGIYPYNGEIFLNGEKVKISSSMNALNLGIAYVSEDRKSNGIINEMNVRENITLSSLKKFTNATGLINRSKEETSANNYIETMSIKTAGTQQLLKYLSGGNQQKVSIAKNLNTNPKILILDEPTRGVDVGARKDIYDLINKFKTKGMCIIVVSSDIPEILGICDRIMVMHEGKISGFLQQKDATQEAIMTLAVGKDVV; this is encoded by the coding sequence TTGAAAGACATTGCAGTATCCATGAAACATATCAATAAAGATTTTTCAGGTGTTAATGTATTAAAAAATGTAAATTTCAACATTTATAAAGGGCATGCCATGGCTCTTGTAGGAGAAAACGGAGCCGGAAAATCAACCCTCATGAAAATACTTACCGGAGTTTACTTAAAAACAAGCGGCGAAGTTTATCTGAACGGGCTTCAAGTTAATTTCAATGATACACGATCCTCTCAACAAGCCGGAATCGCCATTATACATCAGGAGCTAAACTTGGTCAAAGATCTGTCCATAGGAGAAAATATATTCCTGGGAAGAGAGCCTGTATCGGCACGTGGGCGAATTCTTTGGAGCAAACTTTACTCTGATTCTGAATACTGGCTGAAAAAATTAGGGCTAAATGAGAACCCCAAAGAATTAGTTAAAAACTTAAGTGTAGGAAAGCAGCAATTGGTTGAAATTGCAAAGGCACTTTCTATTGATGCAAATGTTATCATCATGGATGAGCCAACCGGTGCCTTGACCCCATCAGAAACACAAAAATTATTTAATGTAATAAATGACTTGAAATTTGAAGGAAAAAGCATTGTGTACATATCTCATAGACTTCAGGAAATATTTGAAATTTGTGATGATGTAACAGTATTGAGAGACGGAGAGTTAATCGGAGAAAAATCAATTAAGGAAACTGATGAAGATAAAGTAATTGAAATGATGGTTGGCAGAAAACTTAATGAGCAATATCCTCGAATTAAAACGGTGGCCGGCCCTGAAGTTTTGAAAGTGGAAAACCTTTCGAATCAGTTTGTAAAAAATGTTTCATTTACGATAAGACAAGGCGAAACACTAGGTGTAGCAGGCTTAATGGGTTCTTCAAGAACCGAACTTATGAGAACTCTTTATGGAATCTATCCATACAATGGGGAAATCTTCTTAAATGGTGAAAAAGTAAAAATTTCATCTTCCATGAATGCCTTAAATTTGGGTATAGCATATGTTTCAGAGGACAGGAAATCTAACGGAATAATAAACGAAATGAATGTACGAGAAAATATAACTCTATCATCTCTTAAAAAATTTACAAATGCTACAGGCTTAATCAACAGAAGCAAGGAAGAAACTTCGGCAAATAATTATATAGAAACAATGTCAATTAAAACTGCCGGGACACAACAGCTTTTAAAATATTTAAGCGGCGGAAACCAGCAAAAAGTATCCATTGCAAAAAACTTAAATACAAATCCGAAAATACTCATTCTGGATGAGCCTACACGTGGAGTTGACGTTGGAGCGAGAAAAGACATCTACGATTTAATAAATAAATTCAAAACCAAAGGCATGTGCATTATAGTAGTGTCTTCCGATATACCTGAAATCCTTGGAATTTGCGACCGAATAATGGTCATGCACGAGGGAAAGATCTCTGGATTTTTGCAGCAAAAGGATGCTACACAGGAGGCAATTATGACCCTCGCCGTAGGAAAGGATGTAGTATAA
- the rbsD gene encoding D-ribose pyranase: MKKGRLLNSEISYVIGKMGHTDSITIGDCGLPVPDGVQRIDLAVAKGLPELIPVLTAVLDELFIERVILAQEIIESNPELNNKIIKIIKSIEKEEIRSIDVEYVAHKEFKKLTAGTKAVVRTGEYKSYANIILVSGVTF, encoded by the coding sequence ATGAAAAAAGGACGTCTGTTAAATTCTGAAATCTCATACGTTATAGGAAAAATGGGACATACGGATTCAATTACCATAGGCGACTGCGGTCTTCCTGTTCCGGATGGAGTTCAAAGGATAGATCTGGCTGTGGCAAAGGGACTGCCTGAGCTTATTCCGGTATTGACGGCAGTACTGGACGAGCTGTTTATTGAAAGGGTTATACTTGCGCAGGAAATAATTGAAAGCAATCCGGAATTGAACAATAAGATAATAAAAATAATAAAAAGTATAGAGAAGGAAGAAATTAGATCTATAGACGTTGAATATGTCGCTCATAAAGAATTCAAGAAACTGACTGCAGGTACAAAAGCTGTTGTAAGAACAGGTGAATATAAGTCCTATGCCAACATAATTCTAGTATCTGGAGTAACATTCTAA
- a CDS encoding LacI family DNA-binding transcriptional regulator: MKITIKEIAKEAGVSIATVSMILNNKDKSITDATRTRVLDAVKKYNYIPNAMAGSLVTQKTHTVGLILPDITNPFFPGVARGAEDKANESGYSIIFCNTDDKLEVEEKHIETLTKKMADGIIIAHSSNSEKMSGILERCKVPVILIDRDFYSKNICGKVLVNNLEGAYNGVVHLINKGYKKIAYLSGSLKTRTARDRLAGYRKALCDNGLEYDEKLIKYGEYKIEWGKNGIIELLSENKNFDAIFCGNDLIAVGAVKELKKRGFNIPDDIGIIGFDDIYLAGLVEPSLTTVRQPNYEMGYMAMELLLKNLNSSDKKVNKEAEVIILNTEIIERSSV, from the coding sequence ATGAAAATTACAATTAAAGAAATCGCAAAAGAAGCTGGCGTATCCATTGCCACAGTTTCGATGATTTTAAACAACAAGGATAAAAGTATTACAGATGCAACCCGAACCAGAGTTCTGGATGCAGTAAAAAAATATAACTACATTCCAAATGCCATGGCAGGGAGTCTCGTAACGCAAAAAACTCATACTGTAGGTTTGATACTTCCTGATATTACAAATCCCTTTTTCCCCGGTGTTGCCAGAGGAGCCGAAGACAAGGCAAATGAATCGGGCTACAGCATTATATTTTGCAATACGGATGATAAGCTTGAAGTGGAAGAAAAGCACATTGAAACCCTTACAAAAAAAATGGCTGACGGTATTATAATCGCGCACTCTTCCAACAGTGAAAAAATGTCCGGAATATTAGAGCGGTGCAAGGTTCCTGTAATTTTGATAGACAGAGATTTTTATTCCAAAAACATTTGCGGAAAGGTCTTGGTAAACAATTTAGAAGGAGCATACAATGGCGTTGTCCACCTTATAAATAAAGGGTATAAAAAAATAGCATATCTGTCAGGGTCTTTAAAAACACGTACAGCAAGAGACCGATTAGCCGGATATAGAAAAGCCTTATGTGACAATGGTTTGGAATATGATGAAAAACTTATTAAGTACGGTGAATATAAAATTGAATGGGGAAAAAATGGTATTATTGAATTGTTATCTGAGAACAAGAATTTTGATGCCATATTTTGCGGTAATGATCTAATTGCAGTGGGAGCTGTTAAGGAGCTTAAGAAGCGCGGCTTCAATATTCCTGATGATATAGGCATAATTGGTTTTGATGATATATATCTGGCAGGACTTGTTGAACCTTCTCTTACTACCGTCAGACAGCCAAACTACGAAATGGGTTACATGGCTATGGAGCTGCTATTAAAAAATTTAAACAGCTCCGATAAAAAGGTAAACAAAGAAGCAGAAGTAATCATACTAAATACAGAAATAATAGAAAGAAGCTCTGTATAA
- a CDS encoding flavodoxin family protein, with product MKVVAFNGSPRKEGNTYEAIKIVADQLINENIDVEIIHVGNKKIQGCTACNSCFKSRNERCIIDDEVNEWIQKMKEADGIIFGSPVHFSDISSTMKAFLDRATYVGSANNGLFRHKVGTGIISVRRAGGIPAFNQLNNYISYSEMLMPTSNYWNVIFGLRPGEAVKDDEGVQIMRILGKNMAWLMKLIEFSEGKIEKPMPERKAYMNMVR from the coding sequence ATGAAAGTAGTTGCATTTAACGGAAGTCCCAGAAAAGAAGGAAATACTTATGAAGCAATAAAAATAGTGGCTGATCAACTAATAAATGAAAATATTGATGTTGAAATAATTCATGTAGGAAACAAGAAAATCCAAGGCTGCACTGCATGTAACTCCTGTTTTAAGTCAAGGAATGAACGATGTATAATTGATGATGAAGTTAACGAATGGATTCAAAAAATGAAGGAAGCTGATGGAATAATATTTGGCTCTCCAGTTCACTTTTCAGATATCAGCTCCACAATGAAAGCCTTTCTTGACAGGGCTACATATGTGGGGAGTGCAAACAACGGATTATTCAGACATAAAGTCGGAACAGGCATTATATCAGTCAGACGAGCAGGAGGAATCCCTGCATTCAACCAGTTGAACAATTACATAAGCTATTCGGAAATGCTTATGCCCACATCAAATTACTGGAACGTTATTTTTGGTTTGAGACCTGGTGAAGCTGTCAAGGATGATGAAGGTGTTCAAATAATGCGAATCCTTGGGAAAAATATGGCTTGGCTCATGAAGCTGATAGAGTTTAGCGAAGGCAAAATAGAAAAACCCATGCCTGAAAGAAAGGCATATATGAATATGGTGCGATAA
- a CDS encoding DUF4118 domain-containing protein, with protein sequence MKNKSKKIKNIKLQYSLRVIAICVISMLLSIIINEFGIGKENTLMVFIVGVLAVTIVTRGYVYSAIASIVSVLMFNYMFTNPVHSLKISNTHDIILMMFFLIAALISSNMTSKLQYQTESSKRNEKTAKFLYEITKGFLNVTGNENIILKGIKYIKEYAGYDCCVKLNSEEKVYGTLGSTEYSKVDEINTMIVPIKGVAKQRGEVRIIIDDALSQEKDMLIKAIVHQMAIILDREFIYEERQKIKVDIERERLKSTLLRSISHDIRTPLTSIKGASELICDNYDNLDEDNIKKLASDIFDESTWLMKTVQNILDMTRINEGKLTVKKSYEAVDDIVNQTLSLVPRLHETGRLCVKIPDDIVLVPVDGRLFVQVLVNLLDNEYKHAGESADICLSVYVEDKFVIFEVSDNGIGIEPSMLNKIFDGFVTRQKNNIADGSLGVGLGLSICKEIVNAHGGKIIAHNLKAGGASFKIELPMEVE encoded by the coding sequence ATGAAAAATAAAAGTAAAAAAATAAAAAATATAAAATTGCAATATTCTTTAAGAGTAATTGCTATATGTGTTATTTCAATGCTTTTATCAATTATTATTAACGAATTTGGAATAGGAAAAGAAAATACTTTGATGGTTTTTATCGTAGGGGTGCTGGCTGTTACCATAGTAACACGTGGTTATGTCTACAGTGCGATTGCATCAATAGTAAGTGTGCTCATGTTCAACTATATGTTTACAAATCCAGTGCACAGCCTTAAAATAAGCAATACTCATGATATAATCTTGATGATGTTTTTCCTGATTGCAGCTTTAATTTCAAGCAATATGACATCAAAGCTTCAATATCAGACTGAATCATCCAAGCGAAATGAAAAAACAGCAAAATTTCTGTATGAAATAACAAAGGGTTTTTTAAATGTAACTGGGAACGAAAACATTATTTTGAAAGGTATAAAATATATAAAGGAATATGCCGGCTATGATTGTTGTGTAAAATTAAACAGTGAGGAAAAAGTATATGGTACGCTGGGATCGACAGAATATAGTAAAGTTGATGAAATAAACACTATGATTGTTCCTATAAAAGGAGTAGCAAAACAAAGAGGTGAAGTGCGAATCATTATTGACGACGCCTTATCACAGGAAAAGGACATGTTAATTAAAGCAATAGTTCATCAGATGGCTATAATCTTGGATAGAGAATTTATTTATGAAGAGAGGCAGAAGATAAAGGTTGACATTGAAAGAGAGCGTCTTAAGAGTACCCTCTTAAGGAGTATCTCTCATGATATCAGAACACCTCTGACAAGTATCAAGGGTGCTAGTGAACTAATATGCGATAATTATGATAATTTAGACGAAGATAATATTAAGAAGTTGGCATCAGATATTTTTGATGAATCTACATGGTTAATGAAGACGGTACAAAATATTCTTGATATGACGAGAATAAATGAAGGTAAACTTACTGTTAAAAAAAGCTATGAAGCTGTAGATGATATTGTAAACCAAACGTTATCTCTGGTGCCGCGGCTTCATGAGACGGGAAGACTTTGCGTAAAAATTCCTGATGACATAGTTCTTGTTCCAGTTGACGGCAGGCTTTTTGTTCAGGTATTGGTTAATTTGCTGGATAATGAATATAAGCATGCAGGAGAAAGTGCCGATATATGCTTAAGTGTGTATGTTGAAGATAAATTTGTTATATTTGAAGTTTCAGATAACGGTATCGGAATTGAGCCATCTATGTTGAATAAAATATTTGACGGATTTGTTACCCGCCAAAAGAACAATATTGCGGATGGCAGCTTAGGTGTCGGATTGGGGCTCAGCATATGCAAGGAAATTGTAAATGCACACGGAGGTAAAATTATTGCTCATAATTTAAAAGCCGGAGGGGCATCATTCAAAATAGAGCTGCCTATGGAGGTTGAATAA
- a CDS encoding response regulator yields the protein MDNKILIIEDDNKIVNFMSMALKAKGYSVITARNGNDGILYFCTETPDIILLDLGLPDMDGIEIINKIREVSNIPVIIVSAREQDYDKIAALDAGANDYVTKPFSMGELLARIRVMERLIEREVLPSAEIIYKVDYLTVDIEKHRVYVDDDEIHLTPIEFKLLVLLIKNRGKVITHSQISKEVWGYGETGDSKSIRVFMASLRRKIEKDTSNPRYILTEIGVGYRFADE from the coding sequence ATGGATAATAAAATATTGATAATAGAAGATGACAATAAAATAGTAAACTTTATGTCTATGGCATTAAAAGCTAAGGGATATTCAGTAATAACGGCAAGAAACGGAAACGACGGAATTTTATATTTCTGTACCGAAACTCCTGATATCATTTTGCTGGATTTAGGACTTCCTGATATGGATGGTATTGAAATAATCAATAAGATAAGAGAAGTTTCAAATATTCCTGTAATAATTGTCTCGGCCAGAGAACAGGACTATGATAAAATTGCAGCTCTTGATGCAGGGGCAAATGATTATGTTACAAAGCCATTTTCAATGGGAGAGCTGCTTGCCAGAATAAGAGTAATGGAAAGGCTTATTGAAAGGGAAGTTTTACCTTCTGCTGAAATTATTTACAAAGTGGACTACTTAACTGTCGATATTGAAAAGCACAGAGTATATGTTGACGACGATGAAATACACCTTACTCCGATTGAGTTCAAGCTGTTGGTTCTGCTTATTAAGAACAGGGGAAAGGTCATAACGCACAGCCAGATATCAAAAGAAGTATGGGGCTATGGTGAAACTGGGGATTCTAAAAGCATAAGAGTATTTATGGCAAGTCTGAGAAGAAAGATAGAAAAGGATACATCAAATCCAAGGTATATTCTAACTGAAATCGGTGTCGGATATCGATTTGCAGATGAATAA
- a CDS encoding TrkA family potassium uptake protein: MKSVLIIGMGAFGIHLALKMSDLKNDVMIVDKDASIIDEMSSLVTDAQIGDCTKEDVLKALGVSNFDICFVTIGDNFQSSLEITSLLKDLGAKYVISKSSRDIQAKFLLRNGADEVVYPDKDMAEKLATRCSANNVLDYFSITKEYSIFETPIIQDWIGQSIENINVRKKHHINILLIKNGNDITMPKADYTFRKNDNLIIIGKSEEVQKFTNNI; encoded by the coding sequence ATGAAATCAGTTTTAATTATAGGAATGGGCGCATTTGGAATTCATCTAGCACTGAAAATGTCAGATTTAAAAAATGACGTAATGATAGTTGATAAGGATGCATCTATTATAGATGAAATGTCATCTCTAGTCACCGATGCTCAAATCGGAGACTGCACAAAAGAAGATGTATTAAAAGCACTTGGTGTAAGCAATTTTGATATTTGCTTTGTAACAATAGGCGATAATTTTCAGTCTTCCTTGGAAATAACATCCTTACTAAAGGATTTGGGTGCCAAGTATGTAATATCAAAATCAAGCAGGGATATACAGGCCAAATTTCTATTAAGAAACGGCGCAGATGAAGTTGTATATCCAGATAAGGACATGGCTGAGAAACTAGCAACAAGATGCAGTGCAAACAATGTACTGGATTACTTTTCAATTACTAAGGAATATTCTATTTTTGAAACACCAATTATTCAAGATTGGATAGGGCAAAGTATAGAAAACATAAACGTAAGAAAAAAACACCATATTAATATACTTCTTATTAAAAACGGAAATGATATTACAATGCCAAAGGCAGACTATACATTCAGAAAAAATGATAATCTCATTATCATAGGCAAATCAGAAGAGGTTCAAAAATTTACAAATAATATATAA
- a CDS encoding TrkH family potassium uptake protein: MFKIKNLKMTYTEIIVFGTLLIIIAGGIILSLPVSSRNNMPTPYIDSLFTAASAFCVTGLVLYDTYTHWSLFGQIVILVLIQVGGLGFMTIITLFSMFLRRKIGLKERRLLMESANTLKIGGIVFLVKKILIRTFIFEGIGTIFLSLRFCPKMGFYLGLYNGIFHSVSAFCNAGFDLMGRYGQFSSLTSYANDVVVNIVVMGLIVIGGIGFVVWDDIAKNLFKFNKYSLHTKIVLTATISLILGGAAIFLAMESKHSMINMSLGEKILSALFHSITPRTAGFNTINLNTMSEGGYLLTMLLMVIGGSPGSTAGGIKTTTFVTLIITALSSAKQLSDITIFKRRLETDSLKKASSITVIYISTIFLAVMLISATQNFSLEETMFEVISAIGTVGLSLGITPLLSNFSKIIISFLMYGGKVGVLSMAAVLAEKKETSPLSRPYGKIIIG; the protein is encoded by the coding sequence ATGTTTAAAATAAAAAACCTAAAAATGACTTATACTGAAATCATTGTGTTTGGTACTTTGTTAATTATAATAGCAGGCGGAATTATTTTGAGTCTTCCCGTATCATCAAGAAACAACATGCCTACACCATATATAGATTCACTGTTTACCGCAGCCTCTGCGTTTTGTGTAACCGGCCTTGTACTATACGATACCTATACTCATTGGTCTTTATTTGGACAAATAGTTATACTTGTGCTCATCCAGGTAGGCGGACTTGGCTTTATGACTATAATTACCTTATTTTCAATGTTTCTTAGAAGAAAAATAGGTTTGAAGGAAAGAAGATTATTGATGGAATCGGCAAATACATTGAAAATAGGAGGAATTGTATTTCTTGTTAAAAAAATTTTAATAAGGACATTTATTTTTGAGGGTATAGGAACCATATTTCTTTCACTGCGTTTTTGCCCTAAAATGGGCTTTTACTTAGGATTATATAACGGTATATTTCATTCGGTTTCCGCATTTTGCAATGCGGGCTTTGACTTAATGGGCAGATACGGTCAATTTTCATCACTCACTTCATATGCGAACGATGTTGTTGTAAATATTGTAGTAATGGGGCTAATAGTAATAGGAGGTATTGGTTTTGTTGTATGGGATGATATTGCTAAAAATTTATTTAAGTTCAACAAATACAGTCTTCATACCAAAATAGTTCTTACTGCTACAATTTCTCTGATACTTGGAGGTGCAGCCATATTTTTAGCAATGGAGTCAAAGCACAGCATGATAAATATGAGCTTGGGAGAGAAAATACTGTCAGCACTATTTCATTCCATAACTCCCAGAACAGCTGGATTTAACACTATTAATTTAAACACCATGTCTGAAGGAGGGTATCTGCTTACAATGCTATTAATGGTTATCGGAGGCAGCCCCGGATCTACAGCAGGCGGTATAAAAACAACCACTTTTGTTACATTAATCATCACCGCTTTGTCATCGGCAAAACAGCTTTCAGACATTACTATATTTAAAAGAAGACTTGAAACAGATTCTCTGAAAAAAGCAAGCTCAATCACGGTCATTTATATTTCAACTATTTTTTTAGCTGTAATGCTTATAAGTGCAACTCAAAATTTCAGTCTGGAAGAGACAATGTTTGAAGTAATTTCAGCAATCGGCACTGTAGGTTTATCATTGGGAATTACACCGTTATTGAGTAATTTTTCTAAAATTATTATTTCTTTTCTCATGTACGGAGGAAAAGTAGGAGTGCTATCAATGGCTGCTGTTTTGGCTGAGAAGAAAGAAACATCTCCGCTTAGCAGACCATACGGAAAAATCATTATCGGGTAG